A part of Acaryochloris sp. CCMEE 5410 genomic DNA contains:
- a CDS encoding alpha/beta hydrolase, translating to MSQKELEQIITQLQDLSWGNTLAEMRANFTSGFSMPAHPTAEVQPMTASGVTAEWITCPNSSTDRVILYLHGGGFIMGSLAAYRRLASDLAAAAGASVLLLDYRLAPENPYPAALEDALTAYRWLIENQNFQPKQISIAGDSAGGNLALGLLLSLKEKARPQPACAALLSPYCDQTRTGSTMVSHADRDLMVTAPLLDTIADCYAPGKDLRSPLLSPLYADLFGLPSLLIHVGASEVLLDDALRLARQAGLADVPVTLKVWADMIHCFHLFAPVLEEGRVAIAEAGAFLSKREVLDDTLL from the coding sequence ATGAGTCAAAAAGAACTTGAACAAATCATCACCCAGCTTCAAGACCTATCCTGGGGCAATACCCTGGCCGAGATGCGGGCAAATTTCACCAGTGGGTTTTCAATGCCAGCCCATCCCACGGCTGAAGTTCAACCTATGACCGCCAGTGGCGTTACGGCGGAATGGATTACCTGCCCAAACAGCAGCACAGATCGCGTCATTTTGTACCTCCACGGGGGCGGCTTCATCATGGGATCACTAGCAGCCTACCGCCGTCTTGCTAGCGATCTAGCTGCAGCCGCTGGTGCCAGCGTTTTACTTCTGGACTATCGTCTCGCACCTGAAAATCCCTATCCAGCAGCTCTAGAGGATGCCCTAACTGCCTACCGCTGGTTAATCGAGAACCAAAACTTCCAGCCCAAGCAAATTTCTATTGCAGGAGACTCGGCAGGCGGAAATCTTGCCTTGGGGCTACTACTCTCCCTCAAGGAGAAAGCAAGGCCACAGCCTGCCTGCGCTGCCTTGCTTTCTCCCTACTGCGACCAGACGAGAACCGGATCAACGATGGTGAGCCATGCTGATAGAGATCTGATGGTCACGGCTCCTCTGCTGGATACTATTGCAGACTGTTACGCTCCGGGAAAGGATTTAAGATCGCCCCTCCTCTCACCGCTGTATGCCGATCTCTTTGGCCTGCCTTCACTGTTGATTCATGTAGGGGCAAGCGAGGTCCTTCTAGATGACGCCTTGCGATTGGCCCGTCAAGCAGGATTAGCAGATGTGCCAGTCACGCTCAAGGTCTGGGCAGACATGATCCACTGCTTCCATTTGTTTGCACCTGTACTTGAGGAAGGACGAGTGGCGATCGCCGAAGCAGGCGCGTTTCTATCCAAGAGAGAGGTATTAGACGACACATTACTATAA
- a CDS encoding dihydrofolate reductase family protein, translating into MRTLTYYVACSVDGFIAHADGSHDGFSQDSEYFASLFALFPETVPSHLRNAMDVKGDNKWFDTVLMGRKTYEVGLKEGVTSPYSHMRQYLFSRSTEESPDENVQLISKNTIDFVQTLKSETGKGIWLCGGANLAAELFENRLIDQLILKINPFLMGSGIPLFSGAIQQTDLELTDRKIYNNGVLLLYYRVKCSDEDRVNDGEPC; encoded by the coding sequence TTGCGAACACTAACATACTACGTAGCTTGTAGCGTTGATGGATTTATTGCCCATGCTGATGGTTCGCATGATGGATTTTCCCAAGACAGTGAGTATTTCGCAAGTCTATTTGCCTTGTTTCCAGAAACGGTTCCATCTCATCTACGTAATGCAATGGATGTTAAAGGTGACAACAAATGGTTTGATACTGTCTTAATGGGGCGAAAGACCTATGAGGTGGGTTTGAAAGAAGGCGTTACGAGTCCTTACTCGCATATGAGGCAGTATCTTTTTTCTCGCAGCACAGAAGAAAGCCCAGATGAAAATGTTCAACTCATTTCAAAGAATACTATTGACTTTGTCCAAACGTTAAAGAGTGAGACAGGTAAAGGGATCTGGCTTTGTGGAGGAGCGAATTTGGCAGCCGAACTTTTCGAAAATCGGTTGATTGATCAACTAATTCTCAAGATAAATCCTTTTTTAATGGGTTCGGGAATTCCACTTTTTTCTGGGGCGATTCAGCAGACAGATCTAGAACTTACTGATCGCAAGATTTACAACAATGGAGTCTTGTTACTTTACTACAGAGTGAAGTGCTCAGATGAAGACCGGGTCAACGATGGCGAGCCATGCTGA
- a CDS encoding alpha/beta hydrolase yields the protein MRSPLLSPLYADLSGLPPLLINVGANEVNDALRFVRQAGLADVPVMLKVWAEMIHCFHLFVPRLEEERIANAEAGAFFKHYCLPLNSYGQQRRSPIRQKTEPEEMMQVASMLSKPLYYRRDFAL from the coding sequence TTGCGATCGCCCCTCCTCTCACCACTGTATGCAGATCTATCTGGCCTACCTCCGCTCTTGATTAATGTCGGAGCAAACGAAGTCAATGACGCTTTGCGCTTTGTTCGTCAGGCGGGATTAGCTGATGTTCCGGTTATGCTTAAGGTTTGGGCAGAGATGATTCACTGCTTCCATCTGTTTGTACCTCGGTTGGAAGAAGAAAGAATTGCGAACGCCGAAGCAGGCGCATTCTTCAAACACTATTGTTTACCCTTGAATAGCTATGGACAACAAAGGCGATCGCCAATACGCCAGAAGACTGAACCAGAAGAGATGATGCAGGTCGCGTCGATGCTAAGCAAGCCACTGTATTACAGACGAGATTTTGCTCTCTGA